In one Butyrivibrio proteoclasticus B316 genomic region, the following are encoded:
- a CDS encoding phosphate/phosphite/phosphonate ABC transporter substrate-binding protein translates to MRKLSINLLTGIALAALLMGCGKEKAEISVDTGPEELTMQQNTADQIDQTQIGPAEPTQIDKLIVGFVPSHEPDEIIATTEPLKELLINELATSGYDVKEVEIVVGSTYESVGEGLSAGTIDVGLIPGGTYVQYDDGCDVILTATRDGLSLDSPDPKVWNDNKPTTRTKEPITYYRSIVIAGPSDAGKAIAEKVNAGEEITWDELDSLKWSIMDSTSPAGFVYPSLWIQSNYGKHIADLTHAEVSDNYGTAFSKLANGTVDVLVTYADARLDQAEKWTNTYGRTESIWDETNVIGVSDGIYNDTICVSKFSPVMTEALKEAVKQAFINVGNTQEGKEAVSIYAHTGYMEATSSDYDSERAAQKMMMALD, encoded by the coding sequence ATGCGAAAACTTTCGATCAATCTTTTAACAGGTATTGCTTTAGCTGCACTACTCATGGGGTGCGGAAAAGAAAAAGCTGAAATAAGCGTTGATACCGGTCCTGAGGAACTTACAATGCAGCAAAACACTGCTGATCAAATAGACCAGACACAGATTGGACCTGCGGAACCTACGCAAATAGACAAGCTTATAGTAGGTTTTGTTCCATCGCATGAACCTGATGAGATAATAGCAACAACTGAGCCTCTTAAAGAACTTCTGATCAATGAGCTGGCAACTTCCGGCTACGATGTTAAAGAGGTAGAGATAGTTGTAGGCTCAACCTATGAGTCTGTAGGCGAAGGCCTTTCTGCAGGAACTATTGATGTTGGACTGATCCCCGGGGGCACGTACGTACAATATGATGACGGATGCGACGTTATCCTGACTGCGACTCGTGATGGCCTGTCTCTTGATAGTCCGGACCCAAAAGTATGGAATGATAATAAGCCAACAACCAGAACTAAAGAGCCTATTACATATTACAGATCTATTGTGATAGCAGGCCCGTCAGATGCCGGTAAGGCGATAGCTGAGAAGGTAAATGCCGGAGAAGAGATCACATGGGATGAACTGGATTCTCTTAAATGGAGTATTATGGATTCCACGTCACCGGCAGGTTTTGTATATCCTTCTCTCTGGATACAGTCAAACTATGGTAAGCATATAGCTGACCTTACCCATGCGGAAGTTTCTGATAATTACGGTACAGCGTTTTCCAAGCTGGCAAATGGCACAGTTGACGTTCTTGTAACCTATGCAGATGCCAGGCTTGATCAGGCCGAGAAATGGACTAATACATACGGAAGAACTGAGAGCATTTGGGATGAGACTAATGTTATCGGTGTCTCAGATGGAATCTACAATGACACAATTTGTGTCAGCAAGTTTTCACCGGTTATGACAGAGGCACTTAAGGAAGCAGTTAAACAGGCTTTTATAAATGTAGGAAATACACAAGAGGGAAAAGAGGCCGTTTCAATCTATGCACACACGGGATATATGGAAGCAACCAGTTCAGACTATGATTCTGAGCGTGCTGCACAGAAGATGATGATGGCACTTGACTGA
- a CDS encoding xylulokinase: MGDVKSLIAEGKTLLGIEFGSTRIKAVLTDYEYNPIASGSHGWENRLDNGIWTYTLEDIWTGLQDCYSKLAADVEKQYGEKLVKIGAMGFSAMMHGYMAFDKDGELLVPFRTWRNTITEKASDELTDLFGYHIPQRWSIAHLYQAILNGEEHISKVDFFTTLAGYIHWQLTGEKVLGVGDASGMFPIDSKTCDYNQKMLDQFDELIAGKNLGWKIRDVLPKSLPAGASAGTLTAEGAKKLDPTGNLQAGVPVCPPEGDAGTGMVATNSVGVRTGNISAGTSVFSMVVLEHSLSKAYPELDLVTTPSGEEVAMVHCNNCTSDLNAWVGLFREFAGAIGKDIDDDTLYGTLYRKAMEGDADCGGLLAYNYFSGESITGFNEGRPLFVRRPDDKFNLANFMRTHLYTALGALKAGNDILMKEENVKADFFFGQGGFFKIRGVGDRVMAAALNTPIKLMETAGEGGPWGQAILAGYMLQKAEGETLESFLNNKVFVSGKVETFEPVKEDAEGFDDFMKDYNAGLTIERAAVDSLK, encoded by the coding sequence ATGGGTGATGTAAAAAGTTTAATTGCTGAGGGAAAGACACTTCTTGGTATCGAGTTTGGTTCTACCAGAATCAAAGCGGTACTCACAGACTATGAGTATAATCCGATAGCATCAGGATCACATGGCTGGGAGAACAGACTGGATAATGGAATCTGGACATATACACTTGAGGATATCTGGACAGGACTTCAGGACTGCTACAGTAAACTGGCAGCAGATGTAGAGAAACAGTACGGAGAGAAGCTTGTCAAGATTGGTGCAATGGGATTTTCGGCTATGATGCACGGCTACATGGCTTTTGATAAGGATGGAGAGCTTCTTGTTCCATTCAGAACATGGAGAAATACAATTACCGAGAAGGCATCTGATGAGCTCACAGATCTTTTTGGATACCACATCCCACAGAGATGGAGTATTGCGCATCTCTATCAGGCTATTCTCAATGGCGAGGAGCATATTTCAAAGGTTGATTTCTTCACAACACTTGCAGGCTACATTCACTGGCAGCTGACAGGTGAGAAGGTTCTTGGTGTGGGCGATGCATCCGGAATGTTCCCTATTGATTCCAAGACTTGTGATTACAACCAGAAGATGCTTGATCAGTTTGATGAGCTTATTGCAGGCAAGAATCTTGGCTGGAAGATAAGAGATGTCCTTCCCAAGTCACTTCCTGCAGGCGCTTCAGCCGGTACACTTACTGCAGAAGGAGCTAAAAAGCTTGATCCTACAGGAAATCTTCAGGCAGGCGTACCTGTATGTCCTCCAGAGGGAGATGCAGGAACTGGTATGGTAGCAACAAACTCTGTTGGCGTTAGAACAGGTAATATCTCTGCCGGAACTTCAGTATTTTCAATGGTGGTTTTGGAGCATAGTCTTTCCAAGGCTTATCCTGAGCTTGATCTTGTAACAACTCCAAGTGGAGAGGAAGTTGCAATGGTTCACTGCAACAACTGTACTTCTGACCTTAATGCATGGGTCGGACTCTTTAGGGAGTTTGCAGGTGCAATCGGCAAGGATATTGATGATGATACACTCTACGGAACACTTTACCGCAAGGCTATGGAAGGCGACGCAGACTGCGGCGGACTCCTTGCTTATAACTATTTCTCAGGCGAGAGCATCACAGGCTTTAACGAAGGAAGACCTCTTTTTGTCAGAAGACCTGATGATAAATTCAACCTTGCAAACTTCATGAGAACTCACCTTTACACAGCTCTTGGAGCACTCAAGGCAGGTAACGATATCCTTATGAAAGAAGAGAATGTCAAGGCAGACTTCTTCTTTGGCCAGGGCGGATTCTTCAAGATCAGAGGCGTTGGTGACAGAGTAATGGCAGCAGCCCTCAACACACCAATCAAGCTCATGGAGACAGCAGGAGAAGGTGGCCCTTGGGGACAGGCTATTCTCGCAGGCTATATGCTCCAGAAGGCAGAGGGTGAGACTCTTGAAAGCTTCCTCAATAACAAGGTATTTGTTTCCGGCAAGGTTGAGACCTTTGAGCCTGTAAAAGAGGATGCAGAAGGCTTCGATGATTTCATGAAGGACTACAATGCTGGTCTTACAATTGAGAGAGCAGCAGTTGATTCATTAAAATAA
- a CDS encoding DNA glycosylase, which produces MRITIQDDFDLQKIADSGQCFRFNKCGEGYSVVAGDKYLFIKEVYDSDVEPDIVVGESDNKDEKNRPGGRYELSCNKKEFEAFWKNYFDLNSSYSDIRSLIDKSEDEYLYNASEYGQGIRILRQDPWEMLISFIISQRKNIPAIKASIEKICALAGRKIAVDPEGNDVYSFPTPEELSKLTVEQLSACSLGYRDKYVHQAALDVVSGAADLDSWKEIDDDALMQKLLALYGVGVKVANCEILFGYHRLDAFPKDVWINKVLDAKYPNGFLFDKYKPYNGVMQQYLFFYSRSNGVETK; this is translated from the coding sequence ATGAGAATTACGATACAGGACGATTTTGATCTTCAGAAAATAGCTGATAGTGGCCAGTGCTTCAGATTCAATAAATGCGGTGAAGGCTACAGCGTGGTCGCTGGAGATAAATATTTATTTATAAAAGAAGTGTATGATTCCGATGTTGAACCGGATATTGTTGTTGGAGAATCAGATAATAAGGATGAGAAAAATAGGCCGGGTGGTCGGTATGAGCTAAGCTGTAATAAAAAAGAGTTCGAGGCATTCTGGAAAAACTACTTTGATCTGAATAGCAGTTATAGCGATATAAGGAGCCTGATCGACAAATCAGAAGACGAATACCTGTATAACGCTTCTGAATATGGACAGGGAATTAGAATTCTCAGACAGGACCCATGGGAAATGCTTATTTCATTTATTATTTCCCAGAGAAAAAATATTCCGGCAATCAAAGCCTCAATTGAGAAAATATGTGCCCTGGCAGGGCGTAAGATAGCGGTGGATCCAGAGGGAAATGATGTATATTCTTTTCCTACTCCAGAAGAACTCTCAAAACTGACTGTTGAACAACTATCAGCATGTAGCCTTGGCTACAGAGATAAATATGTTCATCAGGCTGCACTTGATGTGGTGAGTGGTGCGGCAGACCTTGATAGCTGGAAAGAAATTGATGATGATGCTCTTATGCAGAAGCTTCTTGCACTTTACGGCGTTGGAGTCAAGGTTGCAAACTGTGAGATTCTCTTTGGATATCACAGACTTGATGCTTTTCCTAAAGACGTCTGGATCAACAAAGTTCTTGATGCCAAGTATCCGAATGGCTTTCTGTTTGATAAATACAAACCTTATAACGGAGTAATGCAACAGTATCTGTTCTTTTACTCACGATCAAACGGCGTGGAAACCAAGTAA
- a CDS encoding L-ribulose-5-phosphate 4-epimerase translates to MLEELKKKVYEANILLPKYGLVTFTWGNVSAIDRESGLFVIKPSGVDYETMTPDDMVVMDLNGNKVEGKLNPSSDTPTHVEIYKAFKEVGGVVHTHSSYATSWAQAGRSIPCYGTTHADYFYGEIPCVRCLTKEEIEDAYEENTGHLIVNEFERMGKDPVAVPAVLCKNHGVFSWGKDAHEAVHNAVVTEEVAKMAYRCEVINPRVMPAPQELQDKHYYRKHGANAYYGQGK, encoded by the coding sequence ATGTTAGAAGAACTCAAGAAAAAAGTATATGAAGCGAATATTCTTTTACCAAAGTATGGTCTTGTAACCTTTACCTGGGGAAATGTAAGCGCCATCGACAGAGAGAGCGGACTTTTCGTAATCAAGCCAAGTGGTGTTGATTACGAGACAATGACTCCTGATGATATGGTAGTTATGGATCTTAATGGCAATAAGGTTGAGGGTAAACTTAATCCTTCATCTGATACACCAACTCATGTTGAGATTTATAAGGCATTTAAAGAGGTTGGCGGTGTTGTTCATACACATTCATCCTATGCCACAAGCTGGGCACAGGCCGGAAGAAGCATTCCATGCTACGGAACAACACATGCTGATTACTTCTATGGTGAGATTCCATGTGTAAGATGTCTTACCAAGGAAGAAATTGAAGATGCTTATGAAGAGAACACAGGCCATCTCATAGTTAATGAGTTTGAACGTATGGGAAAAGATCCGGTGGCTGTTCCTGCTGTTCTGTGCAAGAATCACGGTGTATTCAGCTGGGGAAAAGATGCTCATGAAGCAGTTCACAACGCAGTTGTAACTGAAGAAGTAGCTAAGATGGCATACAGATGTGAAGTTATAAATCCAAGAGTTATGCCTGCACCACAGGAACTCCAGGATAAGCATTACTATAGAAAACATGGCGCTAATGCATATTATGGTCAGGGCAAATAA
- a CDS encoding GntR family transcriptional regulator → MGLVLAKYQKVIDWISENIDSGSLKSGEKIPSENELCDMFGLSRQTIRHAIQKLSEEGLLESRRGSGTYVADQCADDSNKSVVAVVTTYVDDYIFPSTIRGIESTLSSKGYSMQLSFTNNTTGKERQILEDLLERSDVAGVIMEPVKSALPNPNIGLYRKLIDKGMKFLFINSYYPELDMPHVSINDEECAYRAVKALAAAGHKSIGCVLKLDDGQGRERYRGYLRAMTECGLSFTYDHVNWIDTIDIKDGKRALSRVKERLRDCTAVFCYNDLVAGLLMQVLTDDGLKLPRDMSVIGMDDSDMAKIGVGGMTISSIPHPKARLGEKAAQNMIRLIHSTGKFGNATYEFTEDVILRQSVRDIR, encoded by the coding sequence ATGGGGTTAGTTTTGGCTAAATATCAGAAGGTTATAGATTGGATCAGTGAGAATATTGATAGTGGCAGTTTAAAGTCCGGGGAAAAGATTCCCTCTGAAAATGAGCTGTGTGACATGTTTGGACTTAGCAGGCAGACGATAAGGCATGCTATACAGAAGCTTTCTGAGGAAGGCTTACTTGAGAGCAGAAGAGGGAGCGGAACGTATGTTGCGGATCAGTGCGCGGATGACAGCAATAAGTCTGTGGTCGCAGTTGTTACAACTTATGTAGATGACTACATTTTTCCCAGTACTATCAGAGGAATTGAGAGCACCCTTAGCTCTAAGGGATATTCTATGCAGCTTTCTTTTACCAACAATACAACCGGTAAAGAGAGGCAGATTTTGGAGGATCTTCTTGAGAGAAGTGATGTGGCAGGTGTGATCATGGAGCCTGTTAAGAGTGCACTTCCAAATCCTAATATCGGCCTTTATCGCAAACTGATAGACAAGGGGATGAAATTTCTTTTTATAAACAGCTATTACCCGGAACTCGATATGCCTCATGTTTCGATCAACGATGAGGAATGTGCCTACAGAGCAGTCAAGGCTTTGGCTGCGGCAGGACACAAGAGCATCGGATGCGTGCTCAAGCTGGATGATGGACAGGGAAGGGAGAGATACCGAGGATATCTGCGCGCAATGACAGAGTGCGGGCTTTCTTTTACCTATGACCATGTGAACTGGATTGACACAATAGATATCAAGGATGGGAAAAGAGCTTTATCAAGAGTAAAGGAGAGACTAAGGGACTGTACAGCAGTGTTCTGCTATAACGATCTTGTGGCGGGGCTGCTCATGCAGGTTTTGACTGATGACGGTCTGAAGCTTCCAAGAGATATGTCAGTTATAGGAATGGATGATTCTGATATGGCCAAGATAGGAGTTGGAGGAATGACAATTTCCTCTATTCCGCATCCCAAGGCAAGGCTTGGAGAAAAGGCTGCACAGAATATGATAAGACTTATTCACAGCACCGGGAAATTTGGGAATGCGACTTATGAATTCACAGAAGACGTTATTTTGCGCCAGTCTGTGAGGGATATCAGGTAA
- the rpe gene encoding ribulose-phosphate 3-epimerase, with protein MKNILSPSILSADFNILGQQIREVDEAGAEYIHIDVMDGIFVPSISYGMPVIKSIRKTTQKVFDVHIMITDPIRYIEEFAKVGADIITFHLEATDDAMAVIDKIHGCGIKAGISIKPGTAVEELLPYLDKVDMILVMTVEPGFGGQSFIPESIGRVKKVRQMLQERGLTTDIEVDGGIYTENVSNVLDAGANVIVSGSGVFKGNVSENVKKFINILQNR; from the coding sequence ATGAAGAATATCTTGAGTCCCTCAATATTGTCTGCAGATTTTAATATTCTTGGTCAGCAGATAAGAGAAGTAGATGAGGCAGGAGCTGAGTATATTCATATTGATGTAATGGATGGCATTTTTGTGCCATCCATTTCCTATGGTATGCCAGTAATTAAGAGTATCAGGAAGACAACACAGAAAGTTTTTGATGTTCACATCATGATCACTGATCCGATCAGGTATATTGAAGAATTTGCCAAGGTCGGTGCAGACATCATTACTTTCCACCTGGAAGCTACAGACGATGCTATGGCTGTTATAGACAAGATTCATGGCTGCGGTATCAAGGCGGGTATTTCTATTAAGCCGGGAACTGCAGTAGAGGAATTATTACCTTACCTTGATAAGGTCGACATGATTCTTGTTATGACTGTTGAACCTGGATTTGGAGGACAGTCTTTTATCCCTGAGAGTATAGGCAGGGTTAAAAAAGTTCGTCAGATGTTACAGGAAAGAGGCCTTACTACTGACATCGAGGTAGATGGCGGTATATATACAGAGAACGTTTCAAACGTGCTCGATGCCGGTGCAAACGTAATTGTATCCGGTTCGGGAGTGTTTAAAGGAAATGTTTCTGAAAACGTTAAAAAGTTTATAAACATATTGCAGAATCGTTGA
- a CDS encoding MBOAT family O-acyltransferase has product MTVGVTSVLYALVICILFYILRGNSRKYLLAVASILYIYSLNRLAGAVVLFVSVFTWAAGLLVSIWQKKSERAATGIMSVAVSIFVLSLLILKYFPAYFSQGAAEDSFLSKILMPIGYSFYVFQAISYIVDVKRKSVKPTTNIADVVLYLAWFPKFVSGPIERWNGFNDQIKNACCAKLIDKDRWKRVFYYTLYGAFMKVVIADRLGIYVDKIFDGAELLGSNWLLLGALFYTVQIYCDFAGYSYFAIGVSKAFGIDLVMNFDMPYCSQNITEFWRRWHMSLSSWLRDYVYIPLGGNRKGPARKIINTMIVFLICGMWHGAGKNFIVWGLLHGVFSAVDSICRDKGFSIIRKGVVGTIITFLEASFAWIFFRASSLSAGLRYVKAMFTHFAGYISFAENMENMNLVVIEMVVIIVSILCIAVLDRIAYNGKSNIPEMTASLTQGRRYIVCYLLLMILVIFGIYGPDISTRLIYMEF; this is encoded by the coding sequence ATGACAGTTGGTGTCACGTCGGTACTATATGCACTGGTTATATGTATACTGTTTTATATTCTAAGGGGGAATAGCAGAAAGTATTTGCTGGCTGTAGCGAGCATTTTATATATCTATTCTCTTAATAGACTTGCAGGAGCGGTAGTCCTTTTTGTGAGCGTTTTTACGTGGGCAGCAGGACTACTCGTGTCCATTTGGCAAAAGAAAAGTGAAAGAGCTGCAACAGGCATTATGTCTGTTGCAGTTTCTATCTTTGTTCTCAGTCTACTTATTCTAAAATATTTTCCTGCGTACTTTTCGCAAGGGGCAGCAGAGGATAGTTTTCTTAGTAAAATTCTAATGCCTATTGGCTATTCGTTTTATGTTTTTCAGGCGATCAGTTATATAGTCGATGTCAAAAGAAAAAGCGTAAAACCTACAACTAACATCGCTGATGTAGTACTGTATCTTGCATGGTTTCCCAAATTTGTAAGCGGTCCTATCGAAAGATGGAACGGTTTTAATGATCAGATCAAAAATGCCTGTTGTGCAAAACTCATAGACAAGGATAGGTGGAAAAGAGTGTTTTACTACACTCTCTATGGTGCCTTCATGAAGGTTGTAATTGCAGACAGACTGGGAATCTATGTGGATAAGATTTTTGATGGTGCAGAACTCTTGGGGAGTAACTGGTTATTATTAGGAGCGCTCTTTTACACGGTTCAGATATACTGCGATTTTGCGGGCTACTCATATTTTGCAATCGGAGTATCTAAGGCATTTGGTATTGATCTTGTAATGAATTTTGATATGCCATATTGCAGTCAGAATATCACAGAGTTCTGGAGACGCTGGCATATGTCACTTTCTTCATGGCTCAGAGATTATGTATATATTCCGCTTGGAGGAAACAGAAAGGGACCAGCCAGAAAGATCATCAATACGATGATTGTCTTTTTGATCTGCGGAATGTGGCATGGCGCCGGCAAGAATTTTATAGTATGGGGATTACTTCACGGAGTCTTTTCTGCGGTAGATAGTATTTGCAGAGACAAGGGATTTAGTATAATAAGAAAAGGTGTGGTTGGTACAATAATCACTTTTTTGGAAGCTTCTTTTGCGTGGATATTCTTTAGAGCTTCGTCACTAAGTGCCGGGCTTAGGTATGTAAAGGCGATGTTTACGCACTTTGCAGGATATATCTCTTTTGCCGAAAATATGGAGAATATGAATCTTGTCGTGATAGAAATGGTTGTGATCATAGTTTCAATACTGTGTATTGCAGTGCTTGACAGGATTGCCTACAATGGAAAGTCTAATATTCCGGAGATGACAGCTTCACTGACACAGGGGAGACGATATATAGTGTGTTACTTGCTGTTAATGATACTCGTAATATTTGGCATTTATGGACCTGATATTAGTACAAGACTCATATATATGGAGTTTTAA
- a CDS encoding restriction endonuclease, whose protein sequence is MNKEHVLAFIIGATIVLLALLIVHIVKIIRSRPLPMDEMEGHDFEYYCADILKAHGFLDVEVTKGSGDFGADILAEKDGVTYAVQCKCYDKPIGVKAVQEIYAGRDFYDRMVGVVMTNQYFTQPAVELAQKLNIMLWDRGYVDAMADEDGRRRR, encoded by the coding sequence ATGAATAAAGAACATGTACTTGCTTTTATCATAGGAGCCACTATAGTTTTATTGGCGCTTCTGATAGTACATATAGTAAAGATAATAAGATCAAGGCCGCTTCCAATGGATGAGATGGAAGGGCACGATTTTGAATATTACTGCGCTGATATATTGAAAGCTCATGGCTTTCTCGATGTGGAAGTTACAAAGGGAAGCGGAGATTTTGGTGCGGACATCCTTGCGGAGAAAGATGGTGTAACTTATGCAGTGCAGTGCAAATGCTATGATAAACCAATTGGAGTTAAGGCAGTTCAGGAAATATATGCAGGCAGGGATTTCTACGACAGAATGGTCGGAGTAGTGATGACCAATCAGTATTTTACTCAGCCGGCGGTGGAGCTTGCCCAAAAGCTGAATATCATGTTGTGGGATAGAGGATATGTGGATGCCATGGCCGATGAGGATGGCAGAAGACGCAGATAG
- a CDS encoding transketolase, producing MTNKELQKIANEVRKGIVTAVHAAGAGHPGGSLSAADIFTYLYFEEMNVNPEKPADPDRDRFVLSKGHTAPGLYSVMAQKGYFPVEELTTLRKLGSRLQGHPSMQYLPGLDMSSGSLGQGISVACGMALSAKLNNKDYRTYTLLGDGEIEEGQVWEAAMFAGFRKLDNLVVIVDNNGLQIDGPIDQVCSPYPIDKKFEAFNFHVINVDAHDFDALRAAFKEARETKGQPTAIIAHSLKGKGVSFMEGQVSWHGVAPNDEEYAKAMDDLNKIGEALG from the coding sequence ATGACTAACAAAGAATTGCAGAAGATTGCAAACGAAGTCCGCAAGGGCATTGTTACAGCGGTTCACGCAGCAGGTGCCGGTCACCCGGGTGGATCACTGTCAGCAGCAGATATTTTCACATATCTGTATTTTGAGGAGATGAACGTTAACCCTGAGAAGCCAGCAGATCCTGATCGTGATCGTTTTGTTCTTTCCAAGGGACATACAGCACCAGGTCTTTATTCAGTAATGGCGCAGAAGGGCTACTTCCCTGTTGAGGAGCTTACAACACTCCGTAAGCTTGGATCAAGACTTCAGGGACATCCTAGTATGCAGTATCTGCCAGGCCTTGATATGAGTAGCGGTTCTCTTGGACAGGGAATTTCAGTTGCTTGTGGTATGGCTCTTTCTGCAAAGCTTAACAATAAAGATTACAGAACATACACACTTTTAGGTGATGGTGAGATTGAGGAAGGCCAGGTTTGGGAGGCTGCCATGTTTGCAGGTTTCCGTAAGCTTGATAACCTCGTTGTTATCGTTGATAACAATGGCCTTCAGATTGACGGACCTATCGATCAGGTATGTTCACCATATCCTATTGACAAGAAATTTGAAGCATTTAACTTCCATGTTATTAATGTTGATGCTCATGATTTTGACGCTCTTAGAGCAGCCTTCAAGGAAGCAAGAGAAACAAAGGGCCAGCCTACAGCAATCATTGCCCACAGTCTTAAGGGCAAGGGTGTATCCTTCATGGAAGGCCAGGTTTCATGGCATGGCGTAGCACCTAATGATGAAGAGTATGCAAAGGCTATGGACGATCTTAACAAGATCGGCGAAGCTTTGGGCTGA
- a CDS encoding transketolase family protein, which yields MSEVKKIATRDSYGKELIELAKVNDKVVVLDADLAAATRTGWFKKEFPDRHIDCGIAECNMMGVAAGLATTGMIPFVSTFAMFATGRAFEQVRNSIGYPHLNVKIGGTHAGITVGEDGASHQCNEDLALMRTIPGMVVMCPADDIEARACVRAAAEYVGPVYIRFGRAACPVVNDRPDYKFELGKGTVLREGTDVSIIATGIGVGAALEAAEKLAADGISAEVVNICTIKPIDRELVVATAKKTGKVVTVEEHSVIGGLGSAVCDVLSEECPTVVKKIGMQDRFGESGSAAALVKKYGLDGDGVYASVKEFLK from the coding sequence ATGAGCGAAGTAAAGAAGATAGCTACCAGAGATAGCTATGGAAAAGAACTTATAGAGCTTGCAAAGGTTAATGATAAGGTAGTAGTACTTGATGCAGACCTTGCAGCAGCAACAAGAACAGGTTGGTTCAAGAAGGAATTCCCTGACCGTCATATCGACTGCGGTATCGCAGAGTGTAACATGATGGGTGTGGCAGCAGGTCTTGCTACAACAGGAATGATCCCATTTGTCAGCACATTTGCTATGTTCGCTACAGGACGTGCATTTGAGCAGGTTCGTAACTCAATTGGTTATCCACACCTCAATGTTAAGATTGGTGGAACACATGCCGGAATCACTGTAGGTGAGGATGGAGCGAGCCACCAGTGTAACGAAGATCTTGCACTTATGCGCACAATTCCTGGAATGGTTGTTATGTGCCCTGCAGATGACATCGAGGCAAGAGCTTGCGTAAGAGCAGCTGCTGAGTATGTTGGACCTGTTTACATCCGTTTTGGACGTGCAGCTTGCCCTGTTGTTAACGACAGACCTGATTATAAGTTTGAACTTGGAAAAGGTACTGTACTTAGAGAGGGTACAGATGTTAGTATTATAGCAACTGGTATCGGAGTAGGAGCTGCTCTTGAAGCTGCTGAGAAGCTCGCAGCTGACGGTATCAGCGCAGAAGTTGTTAACATCTGCACTATCAAGCCTATCGACAGAGAGCTTGTAGTAGCAACAGCCAAGAAGACTGGCAAGGTTGTTACAGTTGAAGAGCATTCTGTAATCGGCGGTCTTGGAAGTGCTGTATGTGACGTTCTTTCAGAGGAATGCCCTACAGTTGTCAAGAAGATCGGTATGCAGGACAGATTCGGTGAGTCAGGATCTGCAGCTGCTCTGGTTAAGAAATATGGCCTTGATGGTGACGGAGTATATGCATCAGTAAAGGAATTTTTGAAATAA